In a single window of the Mucilaginibacter defluvii genome:
- a CDS encoding DUF305 domain-containing protein produces the protein MKNFLKLITLSAIVAVMSACSKDDDKIKIQGHDQNQMMGIMHQMMAKLDTMKMTKDPDNDFAMMMRMHHQGAIDMANLELKSGSDATMKQMAQSIISSQQAEITQLSAFLKSHPPHGNDPDFDMMLMDNMKKSGKQADLQIINGDIDHDFAILMIGHHQSAIENSRLELIHGQEQSMKTMATNIIDAQMKEIGQFQDWLLARGNK, from the coding sequence ATGAAAAACTTTTTAAAATTAATCACGCTGTCAGCAATAGTGGCTGTGATGAGTGCATGTAGCAAAGATGATGATAAAATCAAAATACAGGGTCATGACCAGAATCAGATGATGGGTATTATGCATCAGATGATGGCGAAATTGGACACGATGAAGATGACCAAAGATCCGGACAATGATTTCGCGATGATGATGCGCATGCACCACCAGGGGGCTATTGATATGGCTAACCTGGAGCTGAAAAGCGGCAGTGATGCGACGATGAAGCAAATGGCGCAGAGCATAATTTCCAGCCAGCAGGCAGAAATCACGCAGCTTTCTGCTTTTCTCAAATCACACCCCCCTCACGGCAACGATCCGGATTTCGATATGATGCTGATGGACAACATGAAAAAATCCGGAAAGCAAGCTGACCTACAAATTATCAACGGAGACATTGATCATGATTTTGCCATCCTGATGATTGGTCATCACCAAAGCGCTATCGAAAACTCGCGCCTTGAACTCATCCACGGCCAGGAACAAAGTATGAAAACGATGGCTACAAATATTATTGATGCTCAGATGAAAGAGATAGGCCAATTTCAGGACTGGCTGTTAGCCCGCGGTAACAAGTAA
- a CDS encoding four-helix bundle copper-binding protein, with the protein MSYQKSRECIDACVACAVACNYCATSCLQEEDVKMMAKCIQLDLECAAICRAAAEVMSLGSGYSAHLCRVCADVCNACAEECGKHHMEHCQACAEACRKCAEVCEQMATAV; encoded by the coding sequence ATGTCATATCAAAAGTCCCGGGAATGTATCGATGCTTGTGTAGCGTGTGCAGTAGCTTGCAACTATTGTGCTACGTCCTGCCTGCAGGAAGAGGATGTAAAAATGATGGCAAAATGTATCCAGCTCGACCTGGAATGTGCGGCTATTTGCAGAGCCGCTGCAGAAGTTATGAGTTTGGGCAGCGGTTACAGTGCCCATCTTTGCCGTGTATGCGCTGACGTGTGTAATGCCTGTGCTGAAGAATGCGGCAAGCATCATATGGAGCATTGCCAGGCCTGTGCAGAAGCCTGTCGGAAATGTGCCGAAGTTTGCGAACAAATGGCAACTGCTGTTTAA
- a CDS encoding DUF305 domain-containing protein — MEKGNYQKFALMLVVSFFIMYAIMYLNVDEFDHVYINMTRFYMTMLMVSAMALVMLGMMRMMYQNKKINLIIATSAIAVFILALAGVRTQTAIGDQQYMKGMIPHHSIAIMVSKKAHLKDPEVQRLAKSIIDAQEKEIAEMKRILARMEK; from the coding sequence ATGGAAAAAGGAAATTATCAAAAATTTGCATTGATGCTGGTCGTTTCATTCTTCATCATGTATGCTATTATGTATTTGAATGTTGACGAGTTCGACCATGTGTACATTAATATGACCCGATTTTACATGACTATGCTGATGGTTTCGGCTATGGCGCTGGTTATGCTAGGGATGATGCGAATGATGTATCAAAACAAGAAAATTAATTTAATCATTGCCACCTCTGCCATTGCAGTGTTTATCCTGGCTCTCGCAGGTGTCCGAACGCAAACTGCTATCGGAGATCAACAGTATATGAAAGGCATGATCCCACATCATTCCATTGCGATCATGGTCAGCAAAAAGGCTCATTTGAAAGACCCGGAAGTCCAAAGGCTTGCCAAAAGCATCATTGATGCGCAGGAAAAAGAAATAGCAGAAATGAAACGTATCCTTGCCAGGATGGAAAAATAA
- a CDS encoding DUF3347 domain-containing protein, which yields MKKSNFMKRLFFLVAIVATFTSSVFAQETKSSLGNILAPYLDIKNALINGDSQSANAKSADLLKALNAVDMKSMTSADMNAFMPLQEKLAFDARHISESKDIAHQREHFASLSQNFYKLAKAVKLTEQPLYYAYCPMKKSYWLSAEQAIKNPYFGNQMLTCGKVTETLGK from the coding sequence ATGAAAAAATCAAATTTTATGAAACGTCTATTTTTCCTTGTTGCCATTGTCGCAACATTTACTTCATCCGTATTTGCACAAGAAACTAAATCATCGTTAGGAAACATTTTAGCTCCTTATCTGGATATCAAAAATGCCTTAATCAATGGCGATAGCCAGAGCGCTAATGCGAAATCTGCTGATCTTCTGAAGGCCCTAAACGCGGTAGACATGAAGTCCATGACTTCCGCCGACATGAACGCATTTATGCCACTCCAGGAAAAGCTGGCATTTGATGCGCGTCATATTTCTGAAAGTAAAGACATCGCCCATCAGCGGGAGCACTTCGCCAGCCTTTCCCAAAATTTCTATAAACTGGCAAAAGCAGTTAAGCTGACCGAACAGCCGCTCTATTATGCTTATTGCCCGATGAAAAAAAGTTATTGGCTGTCAGCCGAGCAGGCCATCAAAAATCCTTATTTCGGAAACCAGATGCTAACCTGTGGTAAAGTAACTGAGACCTTAGGCAAATAA
- a CDS encoding DUF3347 domain-containing protein, translated as MKRITVAAAFAAVSIAFIACNNNPQTQSAAKATVATPDSKTNTNAPVKAGVDPKVAANVKEMIGNYLQLKNGLANDNSKDAAAAGKALADDFVKFDLNLLTAGQKKSFQDIADDAKEMAEHIGKSADKLEHQREHFDMLSQDMIDLAKLFGAGQTLFVDHCPMYNNNKGANWLSETKEIKNPYLGKKMLTCGSIKDELK; from the coding sequence ATGAAAAGAATTACTGTAGCTGCTGCGTTTGCAGCAGTATCTATTGCTTTTATAGCGTGTAACAACAATCCTCAAACACAGTCTGCCGCGAAAGCTACCGTAGCAACGCCTGACTCAAAGACAAATACCAATGCGCCGGTTAAGGCTGGCGTGGATCCTAAGGTAGCTGCTAATGTAAAAGAGATGATCGGCAATTATCTTCAGCTCAAAAACGGTCTTGCCAATGACAATTCCAAAGATGCTGCCGCAGCAGGTAAAGCGCTGGCTGATGATTTCGTCAAATTTGATCTGAACTTGCTAACTGCCGGCCAGAAAAAGTCTTTCCAGGACATTGCCGATGATGCCAAAGAAATGGCGGAGCACATTGGCAAAAGCGCAGACAAGCTTGAACACCAGCGTGAGCATTTTGATATGCTCAGCCAGGATATGATCGATCTTGCGAAGCTATTCGGTGCCGGGCAAACGCTATTTGTGGACCATTGCCCAATGTACAATAATAATAAGGGGGCGAACTGGTTAAGTGAAACCAAAGAGATCAAGAACCCGTACCTCGGCAAAAAAATGCTGACCTGCGGATCAATTAAGGACGAATTAAAATAG
- a CDS encoding heme-binding domain-containing protein, with the protein MRRFIKVTLLGIGILLIIAQLIPRHWNTTSAPQPNDISRVYSVPPNVTALLKNSCYDCHSNNTRYPWYANIQPVRYMLDRHISEGKDELNFNEFGTYSSRKKRSKLRSIGNSLEEKSMPLKSYLLIHHSAELSAQESTVIQDWLKNVNEADEK; encoded by the coding sequence ATGAGACGCTTCATTAAAGTAACGCTGCTTGGCATTGGTATTTTGCTGATTATTGCTCAGCTAATACCCCGACACTGGAATACAACCAGCGCTCCGCAGCCTAACGATATCTCCAGGGTCTATTCTGTCCCGCCGAACGTAACTGCATTGTTAAAGAATTCCTGTTACGATTGCCACAGCAACAATACACGTTACCCATGGTATGCCAATATTCAGCCAGTAAGGTATATGCTCGACCGGCACATCAGCGAAGGAAAAGATGAACTTAACTTTAATGAGTTTGGAACATACTCATCCCGTAAGAAACGCAGCAAACTACGGTCGATCGGCAACAGTCTGGAGGAAAAGTCAATGCCCTTAAAATCATACCTGCTGATCCACCACAGTGCTGAATTATCTGCCCAGGAATCGACGGTTATCCAGGACTGGCTGAAAAATGTAAATGAAGCTGACGAGAAGTAA
- a CDS encoding multicopper oxidase domain-containing protein encodes MRRIFLIFCMNLVSILAFSQMPMSMPASLQKNDPVTYTCPMHPEIHASKPGNCPKCGMKLVKEKSGANKKDASRQTPAQISPVFKTADMRDMKMDDQKQPSPAEASKSMAMPMTDKNDSAETMGGMKMDDPYAGDALAQNIRKAKANLGPIKITSRTRLPRTVRYDLYVTDTTVTYGGKPKRAIAVNGSIPMPTLTFTEGDTAEIYVHNKLKEETALHWHGLFLPNRYDGVPNLTQMPIKPGATYLYRFPIIQHGTHWYHSHSGLQEQIGMYGAFIMNKRQEWDIPTLPVVLSEWTNMKPEEVNRSLHAATDWFSIKKGTTQSYAEAIGSGNFKTKVTNEWKRMNAMDVSDVYYDKFLINGKNQLEQPQFKAGQKVRLRIANGGASSYFWLKYAGGKMTVVATDGNDVEPVEVDRLIIAVSETYDVVVTIPDDKSYEFLVTPEDRTKSASLWLGSGQKVYAGKMPKLKYFAGMKMMNDMMDMHGNMVQMDGMQMQNQIMDMNTVMYPEITGPEKPEAPESKTSMPAMQMGNDKSMSGMNMAPESADIVTLNYTMLRDPNKTTLPQGPVRELKFDLTGNMNRYVWTLDNKTVSESDKILIKKGENLRIILYNNSMMRHPMHLHGHDFRVLNGQGDHAPLKNVLDIMPMERDTIEFAATESGDWFFHCHILYHMMSGMGRIFSYENSPPNPEVPDPKLAQRKLFWDDRMPHLMGRIGLESNGSDGQVMLSNTRWNAISTWHLGLDAKMGYESETMIGRYIGRNQWLFPYVGFDYHYKQFDPDEKNIFGSDYRNMFGQISNKENRHTVVAGLAYTLPMLVVADARIDGNGKLRFQLGREDIPLTSRLRMNFMINTDKEYAAGFRYIVNKYFALSTHYDSDMGFGGGLTLTY; translated from the coding sequence ATGAGGAGAATATTTTTAATTTTTTGCATGAACCTGGTCAGCATTTTGGCTTTTTCACAGATGCCGATGTCAATGCCGGCATCCCTGCAAAAGAATGATCCGGTAACCTATACTTGTCCGATGCATCCCGAAATCCACGCTTCCAAGCCAGGCAACTGCCCGAAGTGCGGAATGAAATTAGTTAAAGAGAAATCCGGGGCAAATAAAAAAGACGCTTCAAGGCAAACACCTGCTCAAATAAGCCCTGTTTTCAAAACTGCTGACATGAGGGATATGAAAATGGATGACCAGAAGCAGCCTTCGCCTGCCGAAGCATCGAAAAGCATGGCAATGCCGATGACTGATAAAAATGATTCCGCCGAGACGATGGGTGGAATGAAAATGGATGATCCCTATGCCGGTGATGCGCTGGCTCAAAACATCAGAAAGGCCAAAGCCAATTTAGGGCCTATCAAAATAACTTCCCGCACGCGGCTGCCCCGCACCGTAAGATATGACCTTTATGTCACAGATACAACGGTTACCTACGGCGGTAAACCCAAGCGGGCGATCGCGGTAAACGGCAGCATTCCAATGCCGACGCTCACCTTTACTGAGGGTGATACTGCGGAGATCTACGTACATAATAAGCTGAAGGAAGAAACAGCTTTACACTGGCACGGTCTTTTTCTCCCTAACCGGTATGATGGTGTGCCCAACCTGACACAGATGCCCATTAAACCGGGCGCAACATATCTGTACAGGTTCCCGATCATTCAACATGGCACCCACTGGTATCATAGCCACAGTGGTTTACAGGAACAGATTGGTATGTATGGTGCATTCATTATGAATAAAAGGCAGGAATGGGATATTCCTACTTTACCGGTGGTGCTGAGCGAATGGACGAACATGAAGCCGGAAGAAGTTAACCGAAGTTTGCATGCAGCAACTGACTGGTTTTCCATTAAAAAGGGAACAACGCAAAGCTACGCCGAAGCTATTGGCAGTGGTAATTTTAAAACCAAGGTTACCAATGAATGGAAGCGTATGAATGCCATGGACGTAAGCGATGTTTACTATGACAAATTCCTGATCAACGGTAAAAACCAGTTGGAGCAGCCGCAGTTCAAAGCCGGTCAGAAAGTTCGCTTACGCATTGCCAATGGCGGAGCGTCATCTTATTTCTGGCTAAAGTATGCAGGTGGCAAAATGACAGTAGTGGCCACAGACGGCAATGATGTGGAACCTGTCGAGGTCGACCGCCTGATTATTGCCGTGTCTGAAACTTACGACGTCGTGGTTACCATCCCGGATGATAAGAGTTATGAATTCCTGGTCACACCGGAGGACCGTACCAAATCAGCTTCTCTCTGGCTCGGTAGCGGGCAGAAGGTCTATGCAGGCAAAATGCCTAAGCTGAAGTACTTCGCTGGAATGAAAATGATGAATGATATGATGGATATGCATGGCAACATGGTTCAAATGGACGGGATGCAGATGCAAAATCAGATCATGGATATGAATACGGTGATGTATCCTGAAATCACCGGTCCGGAGAAGCCTGAAGCGCCGGAAAGCAAAACCAGTATGCCTGCAATGCAGATGGGCAATGACAAAAGCATGTCGGGGATGAACATGGCTCCGGAGAGCGCTGATATCGTTACCCTTAATTATACCATGTTACGGGATCCTAATAAAACTACCCTGCCCCAGGGCCCTGTCCGGGAATTGAAGTTTGACCTTACGGGTAATATGAACCGGTATGTCTGGACGCTGGATAACAAAACTGTTTCTGAGTCAGACAAGATCCTGATTAAAAAAGGGGAAAACCTGCGCATCATCTTGTATAACAATAGCATGATGCGTCACCCCATGCACCTGCACGGGCATGATTTCCGCGTACTGAACGGCCAGGGCGACCATGCGCCTTTGAAAAATGTACTGGATATTATGCCTATGGAGAGAGACACTATAGAGTTTGCTGCCACAGAAAGCGGTGATTGGTTTTTTCACTGCCATATCCTTTATCATATGATGAGCGGGATGGGCCGTATATTCAGCTATGAAAATTCTCCGCCCAACCCAGAGGTGCCTGACCCAAAACTTGCCCAGCGTAAGTTATTCTGGGATGACCGGATGCCGCATCTAATGGGCAGGATCGGTTTGGAAAGTAACGGTAGTGACGGGCAGGTGATGTTAAGTAATACCCGCTGGAATGCCATATCAACTTGGCACCTGGGCCTGGACGCCAAAATGGGTTATGAAAGCGAGACCATGATAGGCCGGTATATAGGGCGTAATCAATGGTTATTCCCTTACGTCGGCTTTGACTATCACTACAAACAATTCGACCCGGATGAAAAAAATATTTTTGGCAGCGACTACCGGAACATGTTCGGACAGATCAGCAACAAGGAAAATCGCCATACCGTAGTGGCCGGTTTAGCCTATACTTTACCGATGCTTGTTGTAGCTGACGCACGGATTGACGGTAATGGAAAATTGCGTTTCCAGTTGGGGCGTGAGGATATTCCCCTGACCTCCAGATTGCGTATGAACTTTATGATCAATACCGACAAGGAATATGC